The segment CCTGCCGATTTCCATGCCGGCGCTGGCCACCATTTCCCTGTTCACCATGGTCTTTCACTGGAATTCCTGGTTTGACGGACTGCTGTTTATAACAGACTATAAGAAATATCCGTTGTCTACGTTCCTGCAGACCGTCATTGTTCAGCAGGATTTCAACAAGATTAACCCGGATGTGAATGAGCTCAAGAACATTTCCCAGCGTACCGTAAAATCCGCTCAGATCTTTATCGGAACGCTGCCGATTCTGTTAGTATATCCGTTCCTGCAAAAATATTTTGTGAAGGGTATTATCCTGGGTGCGGTAAAAGAATAACGGCAAGACATAATAAATTAGCATAAATGCAAATATTGTGGCATTTCGGAGATTGCAGTAGCCGGGTTATAGTGTAAACGTATTCAAGAAGCACGACACAAAAACAATGATGGGGGAAGTACACATGAAAAAATGGATGTCTGTTTTGTTGGTAGGCACGCTGTCCTTGAGCTTGGCCGCATGCGGCAGCAGCAATAACAGTGAAACCGATACAGCGAACAATAACACATCGCAGAATGAAGGCTCGACGGGATTTGAGAATGGCAAATATGATCCGCCGATTACGCTGACTACAGTACAGGGACTTGACTCCAATGCTTCGATCTTCAAGCAAGGCGAGACGATGGAGAACAATGTCCACACCGAGCTTATTAAGGACCGGCTCGGCATTGAGCTGAAATATGACTGGGTCGTAACGAACACGAATGACGCCTACAAAACCAAGCTCCGGCTGATGCTTTCTTCCGGGGAGAAAATGCCGGATGTCGTTCGCTACCGCGGTGACATGGAAACCGTCAACATGCTGATTGACTCCGGCCAGTTTATGGCTGTGGATGAGCTCGTTGAGCAATATGCCGGCGAGGAATACAAAAAGGGCCTGGAACTCGATCCAACGATCTGGTATCCGGTAACACGCGACGGCAAGAAGATGGCACTTCCGATTCTGGATTACGCCTATAACTCGAACCAGACGCTGTTTATCCGGGAGGATTGGCTGAAGAAGCTGAACCTGAAGGCGCCAACGACGCTGGAGGAAATGGAGCAGGTGATGGATGCTTTCGTAAACCAGGATCCGGACGGCAATGGCAAGAAGGATACCATTGGTCTTGCAGCAGGCTTCAAGAATGGCTTTAACAACTGGATGACCGACATCGGCTTCGTGTTCGGAGCGCACGGCGTAATTCCAGGCAGCTGGAATCCGGATGAAAACGGAAAGCTGAGCATGGGCTCTGTCGATCCGGCAGCCAAGGAAGCCCTGGCTACGATCCAGTCCTGGATGGAAAAAGGCTACATTTCTCAAGACGCAGCCTTGAAGGATGAAGTTGGCGCGTCGGAGTTCTTTACAAAAGGTCAGGCCGGCATGATGGTAGGTCCGAACTGGATTCCGGCATGGCCGCTGCCAGACTTCGAGAAGAACGTACCGGATGGCGAGTATAAAGCGTACCCGCTGCCTGCAGGTCCTACGGGTAAAGCAGGCGCCGCTGGAAACAACCCGCCTGTAAACGGTTATCTGTTCATCAACAAGGATGCCAAGAACCCGGAAGCGGTTCTCCATTACTACAATTTCTTCTTCGATAACTTTGCAAATCCGGCAGAGGGCAGCGAATTCGCTCAGGGCTTTGCAGAAGGCTATGATTACGCAGTAGGTCCGGACGGCAAGGTTATCAAAACGACAGAGGAAGCCAAAGCCAATCCGGAGCTGTTCCCTGGCGTAGATTTGAACAACCCGCTGCCAAACCCGATGTTCTACACCTTGACGTATGAAGGTGCACGGATTCCGACGCTGTACGCCGAAAGTATGGTCAAGGCAGCGGAGGGCGGCGAGCTGGAAACTCCTTACGAGAAGACTGAGGTCGGCGGACGTCATCCCGAGAACGTTCAGGCTATGAAGGTGATTATGGATCAGCAGGACATTTACCTGAAGAACTACTACATGGGTCCACTGACAGAAACGATGCAGAGCAAGAATGAATTGCTGAACAAGCTGATTAACGAAGCGTACAACAAGATTGTGTACGGTCAGGTTTCGGTCGACGAGTTCGATAAGATGGTCGAGAACTGGAAGAAATCCGGCGGTGAGCAAATCACGGAAGAAGTTAACGCTTGGTACGATACTGTAAAATAGCACGGCTTAAAGACATCCCCCCAAGTCTCCTTGGGAGGGATGTTTTTTTGAGTCGTGGGCAATGCTGACCTGAGCCATGCTACAATAGAAGAAAGCGAAAATGGGAGGATCACATGTCCTGGAGTAAATTGAAGCAGCAGTTAGAGAGCTTTCTGAGCCCCGCGCTGCAGGGGAAGGTGGAGTACCGTGCTACGAGCTACCGGTATGCGCCTGATAAGGCAGGAGACTGCTATATTACCGCATTCAAGCACAATGTGCTGAATATGAATGACCCCGGCAGCCCTGTCACATGGTATGCCTCCGAGCAGGAAATCAAGCAGGATGACACGATTCAGCTGCACATCTCTCCGGAAGAGGTAGAGGCAGTCCGCGCTGGCACAAATAGCAGCATTCCCGAGGAGCGGCTGCGGGTCATGGCAGCAAGCCGGAAGAAGACCGCGCTCGCCAAGGAGCTGATGTCGGTCCAGACCGCGCTGGTTAAATCGAGCTTTACGGTGAAGGCCACACATTTTTTATCCACTTCTATAGAAGAAAATTTGGAGAGCAAGGATATTCTGCTCAATATTCTGGCCCTGGTGGACCGGCGGGTGGGGAGAAAGCGTCTGCTGGCTCTGACCGACACCATGAAGCTTAAGCATCCTGCGGTGCAGTATTTCTATGAGCTGCGGCGGAGTGCGCTGTAATGGAGAGGGCTACGCCATGCTACGCCATGAAAGGAAGAAAGTCCTGCTGGACGTGAGGCTTAGATAACCTATATGCTAGGGAGCATGAATCTATGGTTTGGGGGATGTCTGATTAATTATGTTGAAAAAAGAAATAGCTTATATCCGCAAGCAATTCAAGCTGGATCATGAGAAGCTTCATATATACGACATTCTGAACGTGTATATTATGAAGGATAGCAGCGAGGTGTATCATGATGAACGCCTGCCGTTTGAGATGCTGGACCGGGAGAAGCAGGAGCTGTATATGGGCAATTTCAAAAAGCTGCTGGCCGGAGAGCTCGATCAGAAGCTGTTCGAGCTGAAGCTGCACGAGGAAGCGGAGACGCCGACCCGGGTCATGCTTCACCAGGGCCTCGTAACCGGCGATCCGGAGGAGTGGCATGATCTGATGCTGCTGCTGGTGGAGAAGATGCTGACAGATACGACCTATGAGAAGGATACGGTCGTCACCTTTGTCCGGGGACAATACTATCAGCCGACCCAGGCGCGCAAGGATGAGAACGAAGAAAGCCCGAATAATGAAATGTTCGCGAACCCGTTTATTTTGTGCAGCATCAATTCAACAGAGCAGCAGCGCAAGTCCCTGCTCTTCGATTATGTAGAGCGAGAATTCAAATACAACGTGATTGTGGATCCCATCATTAAATTAAGCTCGCCGGAGCAAGGGTTCTTCTACCCGAGCGTGACCGACGGCTATTCCGATGTGAACCGGGTGCTGTACTGCTCGGGTAAGCCGAACGATCCCAATCTGCGCTTCATAGAAGAGGTTCTGAATGCGGAGAAGACGGTAACCGCGCTGGAGGAACGCTCTATTTTTGAGGAGATTGTGAAGGAGGTCGCAGAAGACCAGCTGGATGCCTCCAAGATTGCCAGTGTATATGAAGAAATTCATCAGGTGATCGAGACCCATGAGGAAGAGGAGCCGGCACGGCTTGACTACAAGGATGTGGAGCGGCTGCTGACGGGAAGCGGTGTCGAGAACGTCACCGCCGAGAAGGTGGAGCGGGCTTTTGAGAGCATCGTCGATAACAAGAACTATGAGATCAAAGCGAGCAGTGTGATCCCGAAATTCAACTCCAAGTCCATCAAGATCAATACCAAGGTGGCGACCATCTCTGTCAGTCCACAGGACTTGAAGTATGTGAAGCAGGTTAACTACCAGGGCAAGAAGAGCATCCTGATTGAGGTCGATGAGGACATTATCATTGAGGGCTTTACGCTGAGTACGGAGGATTTGTAGCGCCTGGAGGTAGATTCTTATTTCACGAGACAACTCCCTGGAGTGAAGCCCGAAGCAAAATAATAAAGACATGGCGGAGTCGGGTAGGTTAGCCCAGCCCCGCCATGTTTTTATTATGGTGAGTACGAGAATTTATTCTATAGCTTTTTAAGAACATATGTTCGATGACACAAAGCTGCCATTGAGGAAATGTAATATAGAACAAAACGCTGGATTCATGTGAAGGAGGATGTATATGGAAATAATTGCACTCATCGTAAATGCCCTGACGCTGTTGGTCGTGTCTGCCCTTTACTTCAAGAAACAAGAGGTTGAGGTGATTCAGGCTGAGCTCCGAGTGGAGCTGGAGAAGACAAAGGAAGAAATACGCAAGTCCATTATGGAGCAGGCTGTGCAAAATCGGCAGGAAGCCCATACCGCGGCAAAAATGAACCGGGAAGAGCTGAACGGATCTATGGGTAATATGAATCGTACCCTTATAGCGAGCATTGGGGAGCTGGCCTCTCAGCAGAAGAATCTGCTCGACAGCTTCTCTAAGCGTCTCTCTGATCTGACCGTGATGAATGAAAGAAAGCTGGAGACGATCCGCAGCACGGTGGAAGAGAAGCTCGTGCATTTGCAGGAGGATAACAGCAAGAAGCTGGAGCAAATGCGCGCTACCGTCGATGAAAAGCTGCATGCTACCTTGGAGCAGCGGCTCGGCGACTCTTTTAAAATGGTGAGTGAGCGGCTGGAGCTGGTCCATAAAGGACTAGGGGAAATGAAGACGCTGGCGAATGGAGTCGGCGACCTGCGAAAAGTATTGACCAACGTCAAGACCAGAGGAACACTGGGCGAGCTGCAGCTGGAAAATTTACTGGAGCAGACACTTACTGTAGAGCAATATGACAAAAATATCGCTACCAAAAAAGGCAGCAGCGAACGTGTAGAGTTTGCTATTAAAATTCCGGACAAGAACAACAAGGATCACTTCATACATCTGCCGATTGATTCCAAATTCCCGATTGAAGACTACCAGCGGCTGTTAGATGCTCTGGAGGAAGGCCATAGCCAGGCGGCAAGCGAGTATTCGAAGCAGCTGGATGCCAGGATTAAGAGTGAAGCCAAATCCATTCGGGACAAGTACATCGATCCGCCGAATACAACCGATTTTGCGATCATGTTTCTGCCGGTCGAGGGCCTGTTTGCTGAAGTGCTTCGCAAGCCGGGACTATGGGAGTCTATTCAACGAGAATGCCGTGTCGTCATCGCAGGCCCCACTACACTTACGGCTGTTCTGAACAGTCTCCAGCTGGGCTTCCAGACGCTGGCCATACAGAAGCGCTCCAGTGAAGTATGGCAGGTGCTTGGCGCCGTCAAAACCGAATTCGGCAAATTCGGTGACGTGCTGGAGAAGACTCAGAAAAAGCTGCAGGAGGCCAGTAATTCGATTGACGCTGCATCTACCCGGACGCGAGTTATAGAGCGCAAGCTCAAAAAAGTTCAAGAGCTGCCGGCAGTGGAAGCAGAGCAGGTTCTGCTGGAGGCAGCTATAGATTGACCTGTATAGGCAGCGGTTCGGATGATGCTGCCCAAGTTACTTTTTTTAGCGAAAAGCTGTAAAATAGTCTGTGGTAATAGGGCTGCGGTAAAGGTAGACGCAGAAGACGAATGGGTAGAGGTGAAGCCGTGAATACATTAATTCAAGACTTGAAGGAAGGCGACGATTTCGTCGGCTTCTACCTGATTAAAGCGATGGAAGCAAGACAGACGAACAGCTCGGTGCCCAAGGATTACCTGGACCTGGTCCTTTCGGACTCCAGTGGAAGCATTTCCGCGAAGTATTGGGATGCCAGCAAGACGGATTTGGAAACCTTTTTTCCGATGTGCGTGGTGAAGATCCAGGGTGCGGCGCACGTTTATCGGGACCAGCTGCAGGTGAAGGTGCTTCGGATTCGCAAAGCGGATGAGAATGATGGAGTCTCTGTCACGGATTTCATCCGCAGCGCGCCTGTCGCGGCAGAAGAGCTCATCGCGGTCATCCAGCGGACCATTGAAAGCCTGGAGCATGGGGACATCCGCAGGATCGTCACCTTTTGCTTCGACAAGGTGAAGGAGCAGCTTCAGTCCGCGCCAGCGGCAAAATCGTTTCATCATGCTTATTTTGGCGGGCTGGCCTATCATATGGTGCGCATGCTGGAGCTCGGTGAATTTCTGTGCAAGCAGCGGCCGTTTCTTCAACGTGATCTGGTTCAGGCAGGCATTATTTTGCACGATATTGCGAAGCCCGCCGAAATGATCTCGGAATACGGGATCGTGCAGGATTACAGCAATGCAGGCAAATTGATCGGGCATATCAGCATGGCTGCCCAGTGGGTCACCGAAGCAGCCATCAAGCTGGAGCTGGACACGGGATCGAACGCAGTACTGGCTCTGCAGCATCTGATTCTGTCTCATCATAACCTTGGGGAGTGGGGCAGTCCCGTCCAGCCGCAAATGCCGGAAGCCGTGGCTCTTCATTATATTGATGCGATGGATGCGAAGCTCCAGATGGTGGAGGACATGCTCCAGACGACAGCAGACCATCAGGAATGGACACCGGCCATTCGGGGACTGGAGAACAAGGCCATGGTCAGGCTGAAGCTGTGATGATGAACGGAGGCGAAACCACAGTCTATGGTTAAAAAAATTGGCTTAGCCCTCTTTTATCTTGTCATCGCCGGTCTGATTTATAAGTATGGGGAGTCCATTCTAGCCTGGTTTCGGGAGACCGACAGTGCCTTCCAGGTCATTGGGATGGCCACGCTAATGGCATTGTTTCCGATGATTCCTTATCCTGTGGTGGGAGGCTTGATCGGAGCCGCATTCGGCCCGGTCACCGGCGGATTGATGATCTGGACCGGCTCGACAGCGGCTTCCTTGATCATGTTCCTGTTTGTGCGCTACGGGTATCAGGACTGGGGCAAGAAGGCCTTGATGAAGGCGCGAAGGCTGGAGAAGATGACCGTGCTTTTTGAACAAAATGCGTTCCTGTTCATCCTCTTCGCCCGGATGGTCCCCACCATCCCGTCCATCATCGTGAATGTATATTCGGCCCTGAGCCGGGTCTCGTTCGGGGTCTACGCACTTTCTTCCTCCCTGGGCAAAATTCCTGCAATGCTGCTGTTCGTGCTCATTGGCGACAGCCTGCTCACCGAGCCAAGAAACGTATTTATTACGATCATTATTTATGGACTGTTTCTCGCCGTAACGATCTATGCGTACCGGGCCTGGAAGAGCAAGCATGTGAGTCCTGCTTCGTAGGGAGTGTTTAATGTCAGAGCCGGTTATGGACCGGCTCTTTGTGTTGGTTTATTTAATTTTTCATGGATATAAGTTCATAGGTATAATATACTAGGGTATATTATAAAATTTACCTGTATAGGAAAAAGGGGGCTGCTAACGATTTGATTAACTGTCAATATAGCATTCTAAGCATGAGGTTTAAGATTACATAAGAATGAATGTGTAATGTTGATTTTTCAATATGACGACTTCACTCTATGTGAAGTTTTTTTGTTTGAAGAAATTTTGTATGAACTTGGAGGTTAACTATGGAAGCTATTTTCACTTCCCCATCGTTTTACATATTTTATATCGGTATAATGGTTGTAATATTTGCACTCAGTTGGTATCGTATCCTTCGTCCTTATTCTATGAGTAAGAAAGCTGCAACAGCGATTAACAGCAAGTTACTTGAGTTGTCTCAGACCCATGATATGTCAGTGAAATTTCATCAAATGAATGAATGGTTTGAGCAGAACAATAACGAGTACATACAGAAAAGTGTTTTTCCAGCTTGGCAAAGCTATTACGAAAAGTACTTGTTTTATCAAAAAAAAGGCATCTCTTATACTCCTGATGTATATGATTTCTTTTTTGAGGAATCTCTGGTACAGAGCTTCGGGAAACGGAAAGCTGCCGACATTATTGCAGGAGTGTTTTTATCGCTAGGGATAGTAGGAACCTTTCTTGGAATCGCATTTGGCGTGTCTGGACTTGAAGTAGGAGGAGATCCGGAGGTGATGCAAGCCGGGATTGGAGTTTTGCTTTCAGGGATGCAAGTTAAATTTTCATCTTCTATAGTTGGTATCTTACTTTCATTACTCTGGGTGTCAATAGACAAAGTGGGTTATTATCCGGGGCTTTCTCAATCATTCTCGAAAATACGACAAGACCTGGATGGGGCCTTTCCGACTCAAGATCAGGGAACCCTCTTGTTAAGTATGGATCAACGTCAGGAAAAGCAAATGCAGGATTTTCAATCATTTTTTTCTGAAGTCCTGATCCCTAATATGGTCAACGGATTGGCCGATTCTATTCATAAATCCATTGCTCCTCAAATGGAGCAGACTCAGCAAATTATGTCGGATCTGCTGCAAACGACGACGGTAAATCAAGCACAAGGGATGCAGCAAATGGTAGATACCTTTGTTACACAACTCAACGAACTAACTGGGGATCATATGAAAAACTTAGGAGTGGCGTTGAATTCAACCATTGAATGGCAGCAGAAAGTGCATACAGAGATGGGCGCATTAGTACAATCCATGCAAGAATCTGCTTCTAGCCAATCCGTTATGGTTGAGAAAACAACCGGCTTAGCGGAACAAATCCATAGTTATACCGAAAAAATTACAGACTATCAGGAAGTACTTGAGAAAACAGTGACGGAGCTGAATCAAACCACGGAGAAAAACAGCCAACTTCAAAGTGTAACCGCAGAGCTGCTTGATAAAATGATGGAAGAACGTAAGCTGTTTAACGAGTACTTCGAAACTCATATGATCACGTTAAAAAATAATGTAGATAATATTGTCCATCAAACCGAATTGCAGGTGACCTTCCAGGAACGATTAGAAGAGAACCTGCAGCGAATCTCTACCATCACACAGAGCCAGCAAACTTTGGCCGTTACAATGGCTCAGCAGGCAGATCTTAACAAGAAATCAAATCAGGAGTTGGAAGTTATTTTTGATAAATTTACTTACAATAACTCTGAATTTGTTCATATTCAAGATGATCTTACAAGCATCATCAAAATCATTCAGCAGGAACGAAAAGAGCTGGATGATATCTCTAGTAAAGTCCAAAGTACTTTGACCGACCAGTTACATGATATGGATCAAAGAGTTGAACAGTTAAGGGTTATTTGGGGGTCTGCCAGTGACTCCATGGCTAAGACGAATAAGCACTTGGAAACATCTATGAATCAATTTACAGACGATATGCACCGTGGACTGCAAAATACATTCACACAATTTGATCAGGAATTGACCAAATCTGTTCAGCATTTGGCTAGCGGAGTAGATGCAATCCAAGAAGGCATTGTTGATTTACCTGATGCGATTCAAGCTTTGAAGCAAGCAGTAGGAGAGATAAACCGTCAGTCCAAACGGATATTAAGTCCGGTAACTTCAGAATAAGGTGTTGATATAGTTGGCAAAAGGAGCTAGAAATGAACGGCATATGCCTCGGTCTCATGAGGCGGAGAAAGAGAGCTTCTGGGTATCATATACCGACCTGATGTCCGCGTTACTTGTTATATTTGCGTTGGTGCTGATGATTACTATATTTAATACCCAGTCGGCCTACGAAGAAAAAGAAGCGGCTATAAACGAAAAAAATCAAATGATCGAAGATGTGATCGGAGTGAAATCCGAGATCATTCAGGAACTCATTAGAGCTTTTGAAGACTCTGATCTTGCCATGGAGGTTGATCCTCAAACCGGTGCGATTCGTTTCTCAGGAGGCGTGTTCTTTGACTTGAACAGCAGTATGGTTTCAGTGAAAGGGACGGATTATCTTGAGAAATTCATACCCCAATATATTAATATTCTGCTCTCCGATCGCTTTAAGGATGAGGTCTCACAAATCATTGTAGAAGGCCATACAGATACGACAGGAGGCTATCTATACAACCTGCAATTGTCTCAGGACCGTGCTCTTTCCGTTGTCCAACAAATATTTCAGCCCTCCTTCCCGGAATTTAAATACCGGAATCAGTTAAAGTCTGTCATCACGGCTAACGGTAGATCATTTAGTATTCCGATTCTGAAAAAAGACGGGACTATTGACGCTGACAAATCGCGGAGAGTTGAGTTTAAATTTCGGCTTAGAGATGATCAGCTGCTTGATCAACTGCAGAAGCTGGGGGAACGAGATGGAAATTAACAAGTACTTTTACATGTTTTCATTTGAACCTCAACTGTTGACGGAAGAAAGACATAGAGTCGAACGAAAATTTGAGAACAAGGCAGCTGATATTATAAAACGGCGTGGGAAGATGCTGCTTCCTAACCTGCTGGAGTTGATCCGCTCTACACCTATGGATCAGATCGAAGGTTTGGCAAAAAAACTGAAAAAGATGGAAGTCTTACTTTTAATTTATGAGGATTACCCGTTCCCGGATGAAAATCCGGAAACGGTATTTAAAATCAATCAAATTCTTACAGCCCGCTACTCGAACGAGGTGGGTAAGACGGCTTGGAATATGTATCAACATCTTATTTCAGATAATATGCTGCAAGATTTGCTTCGACGGATCTTTCAAGTTGATCAGTTCGGTTTCTTACTTCTAGAGGTACGTTTACAGCGAAATTTAGAACAAGCTATCTTTCATATTGATGGTATGGTACAAGGGATGACTTCTATGCTGTTGTCGTTAGATATGGGGATTAAGGATGTATTTGAAAAATTAAAAGTGGAGGAAAATTCAAAGCTTGAAATGTCTCTTATGAAGAGAGTGCTAGAGCAAGGTTTAAGCACAGATTTCATCATTAATCGTGATGGAACTGAGTTTATTGCAAGATTACTC is part of the Paenibacillus algicola genome and harbors:
- a CDS encoding TVP38/TMEM64 family protein → MVKKIGLALFYLVIAGLIYKYGESILAWFRETDSAFQVIGMATLMALFPMIPYPVVGGLIGAAFGPVTGGLMIWTGSTAASLIMFLFVRYGYQDWGKKALMKARRLEKMTVLFEQNAFLFILFARMVPTIPSIIVNVYSALSRVSFGVYALSSSLGKIPAMLLFVLIGDSLLTEPRNVFITIIIYGLFLAVTIYAYRAWKSKHVSPAS
- a CDS encoding 3'-5' exoribonuclease YhaM family protein, producing MEARQTNSSVPKDYLDLVLSDSSGSISAKYWDASKTDLETFFPMCVVKIQGAAHVYRDQLQVKVLRIRKADENDGVSVTDFIRSAPVAAEELIAVIQRTIESLEHGDIRRIVTFCFDKVKEQLQSAPAAKSFHHAYFGGLAYHMVRMLELGEFLCKQRPFLQRDLVQAGIILHDIAKPAEMISEYGIVQDYSNAGKLIGHISMAAQWVTEAAIKLELDTGSNAVLALQHLILSHHNLGEWGSPVQPQMPEAVALHYIDAMDAKLQMVEDMLQTTADHQEWTPAIRGLENKAMVRLKL
- a CDS encoding DUF4317 domain-containing protein, whose amino-acid sequence is MLKKEIAYIRKQFKLDHEKLHIYDILNVYIMKDSSEVYHDERLPFEMLDREKQELYMGNFKKLLAGELDQKLFELKLHEEAETPTRVMLHQGLVTGDPEEWHDLMLLLVEKMLTDTTYEKDTVVTFVRGQYYQPTQARKDENEESPNNEMFANPFILCSINSTEQQRKSLLFDYVEREFKYNVIVDPIIKLSSPEQGFFYPSVTDGYSDVNRVLYCSGKPNDPNLRFIEEVLNAEKTVTALEERSIFEEIVKEVAEDQLDASKIASVYEEIHQVIETHEEEEPARLDYKDVERLLTGSGVENVTAEKVERAFESIVDNKNYEIKASSVIPKFNSKSIKINTKVATISVSPQDLKYVKQVNYQGKKSILIEVDEDIIIEGFTLSTEDL
- a CDS encoding SF0329 family protein, giving the protein MSWSKLKQQLESFLSPALQGKVEYRATSYRYAPDKAGDCYITAFKHNVLNMNDPGSPVTWYASEQEIKQDDTIQLHISPEEVEAVRAGTNSSIPEERLRVMAASRKKTALAKELMSVQTALVKSSFTVKATHFLSTSIEENLESKDILLNILALVDRRVGRKRLLALTDTMKLKHPAVQYFYELRRSAL
- a CDS encoding EH signature domain-containing protein: MEINKYFYMFSFEPQLLTEERHRVERKFENKAADIIKRRGKMLLPNLLELIRSTPMDQIEGLAKKLKKMEVLLLIYEDYPFPDENPETVFKINQILTARYSNEVGKTAWNMYQHLISDNMLQDLLRRIFQVDQFGFLLLEVRLQRNLEQAIFHIDGMVQGMTSMLLSLDMGIKDVFEKLKVEENSKLEMSLMKRVLEQGLSTDFIINRDGTEFIARLLDTYPMDEYKQLIKIYFEARSYDHFHAVLTQQAIDRLRDPRERLTDWHFLNDQAVGEVKRWLIQRKLQIIFKDDQDNKRLNYWKRFIDHMRDVELIQDPMIAFIYFDQFVVVEYGNIGAAYFYHREGFDNIIQPISTSHTFRNSRSRTKKEYMLKVPEPIKKGHPLFINKLGHHGRYWTDKFDEHMRYYLDGVF
- a CDS encoding extracellular solute-binding protein; amino-acid sequence: MKKWMSVLLVGTLSLSLAACGSSNNSETDTANNNTSQNEGSTGFENGKYDPPITLTTVQGLDSNASIFKQGETMENNVHTELIKDRLGIELKYDWVVTNTNDAYKTKLRLMLSSGEKMPDVVRYRGDMETVNMLIDSGQFMAVDELVEQYAGEEYKKGLELDPTIWYPVTRDGKKMALPILDYAYNSNQTLFIREDWLKKLNLKAPTTLEEMEQVMDAFVNQDPDGNGKKDTIGLAAGFKNGFNNWMTDIGFVFGAHGVIPGSWNPDENGKLSMGSVDPAAKEALATIQSWMEKGYISQDAALKDEVGASEFFTKGQAGMMVGPNWIPAWPLPDFEKNVPDGEYKAYPLPAGPTGKAGAAGNNPPVNGYLFINKDAKNPEAVLHYYNFFFDNFANPAEGSEFAQGFAEGYDYAVGPDGKVIKTTEEAKANPELFPGVDLNNPLPNPMFYTLTYEGARIPTLYAESMVKAAEGGELETPYEKTEVGGRHPENVQAMKVIMDQQDIYLKNYYMGPLTETMQSKNELLNKLINEAYNKIVYGQVSVDEFDKMVENWKKSGGEQITEEVNAWYDTVK
- a CDS encoding DNA recombination protein RmuC encodes the protein MEIIALIVNALTLLVVSALYFKKQEVEVIQAELRVELEKTKEEIRKSIMEQAVQNRQEAHTAAKMNREELNGSMGNMNRTLIASIGELASQQKNLLDSFSKRLSDLTVMNERKLETIRSTVEEKLVHLQEDNSKKLEQMRATVDEKLHATLEQRLGDSFKMVSERLELVHKGLGEMKTLANGVGDLRKVLTNVKTRGTLGELQLENLLEQTLTVEQYDKNIATKKGSSERVEFAIKIPDKNNKDHFIHLPIDSKFPIEDYQRLLDALEEGHSQAASEYSKQLDARIKSEAKSIRDKYIDPPNTTDFAIMFLPVEGLFAEVLRKPGLWESIQRECRVVIAGPTTLTAVLNSLQLGFQTLAIQKRSSEVWQVLGAVKTEFGKFGDVLEKTQKKLQEASNSIDAASTRTRVIERKLKKVQELPAVEAEQVLLEAAID
- a CDS encoding OmpA/MotB family protein; the encoded protein is MPRSHEAEKESFWVSYTDLMSALLVIFALVLMITIFNTQSAYEEKEAAINEKNQMIEDVIGVKSEIIQELIRAFEDSDLAMEVDPQTGAIRFSGGVFFDLNSSMVSVKGTDYLEKFIPQYINILLSDRFKDEVSQIIVEGHTDTTGGYLYNLQLSQDRALSVVQQIFQPSFPEFKYRNQLKSVITANGRSFSIPILKKDGTIDADKSRRVEFKFRLRDDQLLDQLQKLGERDGN